A single Pseudomonadota bacterium DNA region contains:
- a CDS encoding monovalent cation/H+ antiporter subunit D family protein, with product MIDQLPALIIVAPLLGALLTPIIGWRYRQLCRPCALMILVIPLYASCGALLQVVRTGPFGYNLGGWAPPWGIEYRIDYLSGLMLVLIAAIGLLAAFNAKPGVKMDLRGKEPHFYTLLLLQITGLLGIVITGDLFNIFVFLEISSLSGYGLIAHGEDGAPMATFNYIIIGTIGASFYLLGVGYLYMATGSLNIADLATILPNLYHSKMILVGFAFFTTGVAIKMGLFPLHVWMPDAYTTAPSPVSTLIAPLMTKVAAYILIRIMFTLFQPEFSISVVPAATILGWMAVVAIIVGGIKALAQTDIKRMVTYIMIAEVGYIVMGISVMNRPGLTGAILHIVNDACMVFCLFLVIGAISYKGHGREIYHFQHLNKKMPFTMAAFVIVALSMCGIPPACGFFSKWYLIMGTIVAKQWVFSITLLGSSLVNAVLFFRIIEKAYLAPLDGGAHSHDHDREEVVVVRDEAPASMLIPILIMAAIIIILGPLSGKIIAAVIQHAVPAAF from the coding sequence CCTCTCTACGCTTCCTGTGGAGCGCTGTTGCAGGTTGTCAGGACCGGCCCCTTCGGCTACAATCTCGGCGGCTGGGCCCCACCCTGGGGGATTGAATACCGGATCGATTACTTAAGCGGCCTGATGCTGGTTCTGATAGCAGCCATCGGCCTGCTGGCGGCATTTAACGCCAAACCCGGTGTCAAAATGGATCTCCGGGGCAAAGAACCCCACTTTTATACCCTTCTGCTTCTCCAGATTACCGGACTGCTGGGCATTGTCATCACCGGCGATCTTTTCAATATCTTTGTATTTCTTGAGATCTCTTCACTTTCCGGATACGGACTTATCGCCCATGGAGAAGACGGAGCTCCGATGGCGACCTTTAATTATATCATCATCGGCACCATCGGTGCCAGTTTCTACCTGCTTGGGGTCGGCTATCTTTACATGGCTACCGGCTCCCTCAATATTGCTGATCTCGCAACAATCCTGCCCAACCTCTACCATTCCAAGATGATCCTCGTTGGGTTTGCCTTTTTTACCACCGGCGTCGCCATCAAGATGGGACTCTTTCCGCTCCATGTCTGGATGCCGGACGCTTATACCACCGCCCCGTCCCCGGTCAGCACCCTGATTGCCCCCTTGATGACCAAGGTCGCAGCCTATATCCTGATCCGCATCATGTTTACCCTCTTTCAACCTGAGTTTTCCATCTCAGTGGTTCCCGCGGCCACGATTCTCGGCTGGATGGCGGTGGTTGCCATCATTGTCGGCGGCATCAAGGCCCTGGCCCAGACCGACATCAAAAGAATGGTCACCTATATCATGATTGCCGAGGTCGGCTATATCGTTATGGGGATCAGCGTCATGAACCGGCCCGGCCTGACCGGTGCCATCCTCCACATCGTCAATGATGCCTGCATGGTCTTCTGCCTCTTTCTGGTAATCGGCGCCATCTCCTATAAAGGTCATGGCCGGGAGATATATCACTTTCAGCATCTTAACAAAAAGATGCCCTTTACGATGGCCGCTTTTGTCATCGTTGCCCTCTCAATGTGCGGCATCCCGCCAGCCTGCGGTTTCTTCAGTAAATGGTACCTGATTATGGGTACAATTGTGGCCAAACAGTGGGTTTTCTCGATTACTTTGCTGGGCAGCAGCCTGGTTAATGCGGTTCTCTTTTTTCGCATCATTGAAAAAGCCTATCTCGCACCTCTGGACGGCGGTGCCCATAGCCACGATCATGATCGTGAAGAGGTGGTCGTAGTCCGCGATGAGGCTCCGGCCAGCATGCTGATTCCCATCCTGATCATGGCGGCAATTATCATTATTCTCGGCCCTTTGAGCGGCAAAATCATTGCCGCGGTAATTCAACATGCGGTACCGGCGGCTTTTTAA